In Felis catus isolate Fca126 chromosome A2, F.catus_Fca126_mat1.0, whole genome shotgun sequence, the following proteins share a genomic window:
- the CLDN12 gene encoding claudin-12, giving the protein MGCRDVHAATVLSFLCGIASVAGLFAGTLLPNWRKLRLITFNRNEKNLTVYTGLWVKCARYDGSSDCLMYDTTWYSSVDQLDLRVLQFALPLSILIAMGALLLCLIGMCNTAFRSSVPNIKLAKCLVNSAGCHLVAGLLFFLAGTVSLSPSIWVIFYNIHLNKKFEPVFTFDYAVYVTMASAGGLFMTSLLLFIWYCACKSLPSPFWQPLYSHPPSMHTYSQPYSARSRLSAIEIDIPVVSHTT; this is encoded by the coding sequence ATGGGCTGTCGGGATGTCCATGCAGCCACAGTCCTCTCCTTCCTGTGTGGAATCGCCTCGGTAGCAGGCCTCTTTGCGGGGACTCTGCTTCCCAACTGGAGGAAATTACGACTGATCACATTCAACAGAAATGAGAAGAATCTGACTGTTTACACTGGCCTGTGGGTGAAGTGTGCCCGATATGATGGGAGCAGTGACTGCCTGATGTATGACACTACTTGGTACTCATCAGTTGACCAGCTGGACTTGCGGGTCCTCCAGTTTGCCCTGCCTCTCAGCATCCTGATTGCAATGGGTGCCCTGCTGCTCTGCCTGATTGGAATGTGTAACACGGCCTTCAGGTCCTCAGTGCCCAACATCAAACTGGCCAAGTGTCTGGTCAATAGTGCAGGCTGCCATCTGGTGGCTGGGCTGCTGTTCTTCCTGGCAGGTACTGTGAGCCTCTCCCCATCCATCTGGGTCATCTTTTATAACATTCATCTGAACAAGAAATTTGAGCCAGTCTTTACATTTGACTACGCAGTGTATGTCACTATGGCTAGTGCTGGGGGCCTGTTTATGACTTCCCTTCTACTGTTTATTTGGTACTGTGCATGCAAATCTTTGCCTTCTCCTTTCTGGCAACCACTGTATTCCCATCCTCCCAGTATGCATACTTACTCACAGCCCTATTCAGCACGCTCTCGCCTCTCTGCCATCGAAATTGACATTCCAGTAGTTTCACATACCACCTAA